Proteins encoded in a region of the Elizabethkingia bruuniana genome:
- a CDS encoding cupin domain-containing protein, translated as MKKYTEQEIKDMGFVPAQQEYFTGRAWLKTYVFPDDTTDAYVGEVLFEPGTRNNWHKHGSNQILLIREGVCFYQEEGQPVQKISAGGYVNIMPGIRHWHGASPDGVMIHTAIGINAEKGLVNWEEPVADEDYNSAG; from the coding sequence ATGAAAAAGTATACAGAACAGGAAATAAAAGACATGGGCTTTGTTCCGGCACAGCAGGAATACTTTACCGGAAGGGCATGGTTAAAAACATACGTTTTTCCTGATGATACAACAGATGCTTATGTTGGTGAAGTGCTATTTGAGCCGGGTACCAGAAATAACTGGCATAAACATGGCAGCAATCAGATTTTACTGATCCGTGAAGGAGTGTGTTTCTATCAGGAAGAAGGCCAGCCTGTACAGAAAATTTCAGCCGGAGGTTATGTGAATATTATGCCTGGTATCAGACATTGGCATGGTGCTTCTCCCGACGGTGTTATGATTCATACTGCTATTGGTATCAATGCAGAAAAAGGGCTGGTTAATTGGGAAGAGCCTGTAGCCGACGAAGATTATAACAGTGCCGGTTAG